From Salvia splendens isolate huo1 chromosome 3, SspV2, whole genome shotgun sequence, a single genomic window includes:
- the LOC121795230 gene encoding ferric reduction oxidase 2-like isoform X1, protein MASSGMINAVRTAILLLALVIFLGNIMMWIIMPTDTYYNIWVPHLMAATNSTFFGIQGPIMMDFTFPILLIAVLGCFYLHLGKKENAVTKSSKARSLKFMRRPMIVKGFGIVTLTEMALFSMFIALCVWYFGGYLRHWFEQVHQRSSSKHEKVWQTKLDRVGIVTGVTGNLCLTFLFYPVTRGSSILPMLGLTSEGSIKYHIWLGHLAMALFTIHGSIYFIYWIMTHRLSEALKWGDNYVSNIAGEISLLCGLVMWITSYPKIRRKMFDLFLYTHYLYIFFMIFFILHIGIGFACIMLPGFYLFVMDRYLRFLQSRNKARLVSARLLSCNTIELNFSKSRGLSYNPTSTIFINVPSISKLQWHPFTIISNSNLEPQKLSVLIKCEGNWTRSLYDMLSSPSPLHHLEVAVEGPYGPAATHFLRHDMLVMISGGSGITPFISIIRELIFLNSTLKCKTPKIILISAFKNSSHLSILDLILPTHSSHTPTSNSCNLDLQVEAYVTREKGRHKDQMAKPRTLWFKPEACDMPISPTLGPNSWLCLAAIISSSFAIYLMLLGVFTQYIVYPIDQNTNMLYSYTKKGSASMMFLCFSVVVAASTVFLWNKKRNAEEAKQVQDIDDSGTSGSTSNSSFDQDDVEMESLPLQSIIKSVNVHYGQRPNLKRILLEIKESRVGALVSGPKKMREEVAAICSSGQADNLEFESFSFTW, encoded by the exons ATGGCCTCCTCGGGCATGATCAATGCCGTTAGAACAGCAATTCTGTTGTTGGCTCTGGTGATATTTCTTGGGAATATTATGATGTGGATCATTATGCCAACTGATACTTACTATAATATTTGGGTGCCTCATCTCATGGCTGCTACTAATTCTACCTTCTTTGGAATACAAG GTCCAattatgatggatttcacatTTCCCATTTTGCTGATTGCTGTTTTGGGATGCTTTTATCTGCATCTGGGGAAGAAGGAAAATGCTGTCACAAAAAG CAGCAAAGCAAGGAGTTTGAAGTTCATGAGGCGACCGATGATTGTTAAGGGGTTTGGGATTGTTACTCTAACAGAGATGGCCCTTTTCAGCATGTTCATAGCTCTCTGTGTTTGGTATTTTGGAGGCTATCTGCGCCATTGGTTTgagcaagttcatcaaagatCTTCGTCCAAACATGAAAAAGT GTGGCAAACTAAGTTGGATAGAGTAGGCATAGTGACAGGAGTGACTGGAAATTTGTGTTTGACATTTTTGTTCTATCCAGTCACAAGAGGTTCATCCATTTTGCCTATGTTGGGATTAACATCTGAGGGAAGCATCAAATACCATATTTGGCTTGGACACTTGGCCATGGcactcttcactattcatggttCAATCTACTTTATTTACTGGATCATGACTCACAGGTTATCAGAG GCACTGAAATGGGGAGACAACTACGTATCAAACATAGCAGGAGAGATTTCACTCTTATGTGGATTGGTGATGTGGATTACATCTTACCctaaaattagaagaaaaatGTTTGATCTCTTTCTCTACACTCACTACCTCTACATTTTCTTCATGATTTTCTTCATCTTGCACATTGGCATTGGCTTTGCTTGCATTATGCTCCCTGGTTTCTATCTCTTTGTGATGGATCGATATTTGAGGTTCTTACAATCAAGAAACAAAGCTAGGCTTGTTTCCGCACGACTTCTCTCTTGCAACACAATCGAACTCAACTTTTCCAAAAGTCGAG GTTTGAGCTACAATCCAACTAGTACTATTTTCATAAATGTGCCATCCATCTCTAAGCTTCAATGGCACCCTTTCACCATCATCTCAAATAGCAACTTGGAGCCACAAAAGCTAAGTGTGTTGATCAAATGTGAAGGAAATTGGACTAGAAGCCTCTATGACATGCTCTCTTCCCCTTCTCCCCTCCATCACCTCGAGGTGGCCGTGGAGGGGCCGTATGGCCCAGCTGCCACTCATTTCCTAAGGCACGATATGCTAGTGATGATCAGTGGAGGGAGTGGCATCACTCCATTCATCTCCATAATCCGAGAGCTCATCTTCCTCAACTCCACACTAAAATGCAAGACCCCCAAGATCATTCTCATCTCCGCGTTCAAGAACTCATCTCATCTATCCATATTAGACCTAATCCTCCCAACTCATTCCTCTCACACTCCCACCTCCAATTCTTGCAACCTCGACCTACAAGTTGAGGCCTATGTGACCAGGGAGAAAGGGCGACACAAAGACCAAATGGCAAAACCTCGTACACTTTGGTTCAAGCCAGAGGCGTGTGACATGCCCATATCACCCACGCTAGGCCCCAACAGTTGGCTGTGCCTTGCTGCGATAATATCATCTTCTTTCGCCATCTACCTCATGCTGCTCGGGGTCTTCACTCAGTATATAGTCTACCCCATCGATCAAAACACCAACATGCTCTATTCCTACACCAAGAAAGGATCCGCGAGTATGATGTTCCTCTGCTTCTCTGTGGTCGTGGCAGCCAGCACTGTGTTTCTGTGGAACAAGAAACGCAATGCAGAAGAGGCCAAGCAAGTTCAAGACATTGATGACTCTGGGACTAGTGGATCAACATCCAATTCGTCGTTTGATCAAGATGATGTGGAGATGGAGAGCCTTCCACTGCAGTCGATAATCAAATCTGTCAATGTGCATTATGGTCAGAGGCCTAACCTCAAGA GGATTTTGCTGGAGATTAAAGAATCAAGAGTTGGAGCACTTGTTAGTGGGCCCAAGAAGATGAGAGAGGAAGTTGCAGCCATATGTTCATCTGGGCAGGCAGACAATCTTGAGTTTGAATCCTTCAGCTTCACTTGGTGA
- the LOC121795230 gene encoding ferric reduction oxidase 2-like isoform X2, whose protein sequence is MASSGMINAVRTAILLLALVIFLGNIMMWIIMPTDTYYNIWVPHLMAATNSTFFGIQGPIMMDFTFPILLIAVLGCFYLHLGKKENAVTKSKARSLKFMRRPMIVKGFGIVTLTEMALFSMFIALCVWYFGGYLRHWFEQVHQRSSSKHEKVWQTKLDRVGIVTGVTGNLCLTFLFYPVTRGSSILPMLGLTSEGSIKYHIWLGHLAMALFTIHGSIYFIYWIMTHRLSEALKWGDNYVSNIAGEISLLCGLVMWITSYPKIRRKMFDLFLYTHYLYIFFMIFFILHIGIGFACIMLPGFYLFVMDRYLRFLQSRNKARLVSARLLSCNTIELNFSKSRGLSYNPTSTIFINVPSISKLQWHPFTIISNSNLEPQKLSVLIKCEGNWTRSLYDMLSSPSPLHHLEVAVEGPYGPAATHFLRHDMLVMISGGSGITPFISIIRELIFLNSTLKCKTPKIILISAFKNSSHLSILDLILPTHSSHTPTSNSCNLDLQVEAYVTREKGRHKDQMAKPRTLWFKPEACDMPISPTLGPNSWLCLAAIISSSFAIYLMLLGVFTQYIVYPIDQNTNMLYSYTKKGSASMMFLCFSVVVAASTVFLWNKKRNAEEAKQVQDIDDSGTSGSTSNSSFDQDDVEMESLPLQSIIKSVNVHYGQRPNLKRILLEIKESRVGALVSGPKKMREEVAAICSSGQADNLEFESFSFTW, encoded by the exons ATGGCCTCCTCGGGCATGATCAATGCCGTTAGAACAGCAATTCTGTTGTTGGCTCTGGTGATATTTCTTGGGAATATTATGATGTGGATCATTATGCCAACTGATACTTACTATAATATTTGGGTGCCTCATCTCATGGCTGCTACTAATTCTACCTTCTTTGGAATACAAG GTCCAattatgatggatttcacatTTCCCATTTTGCTGATTGCTGTTTTGGGATGCTTTTATCTGCATCTGGGGAAGAAGGAAAATGCTGTCACAAAAAG CAAAGCAAGGAGTTTGAAGTTCATGAGGCGACCGATGATTGTTAAGGGGTTTGGGATTGTTACTCTAACAGAGATGGCCCTTTTCAGCATGTTCATAGCTCTCTGTGTTTGGTATTTTGGAGGCTATCTGCGCCATTGGTTTgagcaagttcatcaaagatCTTCGTCCAAACATGAAAAAGT GTGGCAAACTAAGTTGGATAGAGTAGGCATAGTGACAGGAGTGACTGGAAATTTGTGTTTGACATTTTTGTTCTATCCAGTCACAAGAGGTTCATCCATTTTGCCTATGTTGGGATTAACATCTGAGGGAAGCATCAAATACCATATTTGGCTTGGACACTTGGCCATGGcactcttcactattcatggttCAATCTACTTTATTTACTGGATCATGACTCACAGGTTATCAGAG GCACTGAAATGGGGAGACAACTACGTATCAAACATAGCAGGAGAGATTTCACTCTTATGTGGATTGGTGATGTGGATTACATCTTACCctaaaattagaagaaaaatGTTTGATCTCTTTCTCTACACTCACTACCTCTACATTTTCTTCATGATTTTCTTCATCTTGCACATTGGCATTGGCTTTGCTTGCATTATGCTCCCTGGTTTCTATCTCTTTGTGATGGATCGATATTTGAGGTTCTTACAATCAAGAAACAAAGCTAGGCTTGTTTCCGCACGACTTCTCTCTTGCAACACAATCGAACTCAACTTTTCCAAAAGTCGAG GTTTGAGCTACAATCCAACTAGTACTATTTTCATAAATGTGCCATCCATCTCTAAGCTTCAATGGCACCCTTTCACCATCATCTCAAATAGCAACTTGGAGCCACAAAAGCTAAGTGTGTTGATCAAATGTGAAGGAAATTGGACTAGAAGCCTCTATGACATGCTCTCTTCCCCTTCTCCCCTCCATCACCTCGAGGTGGCCGTGGAGGGGCCGTATGGCCCAGCTGCCACTCATTTCCTAAGGCACGATATGCTAGTGATGATCAGTGGAGGGAGTGGCATCACTCCATTCATCTCCATAATCCGAGAGCTCATCTTCCTCAACTCCACACTAAAATGCAAGACCCCCAAGATCATTCTCATCTCCGCGTTCAAGAACTCATCTCATCTATCCATATTAGACCTAATCCTCCCAACTCATTCCTCTCACACTCCCACCTCCAATTCTTGCAACCTCGACCTACAAGTTGAGGCCTATGTGACCAGGGAGAAAGGGCGACACAAAGACCAAATGGCAAAACCTCGTACACTTTGGTTCAAGCCAGAGGCGTGTGACATGCCCATATCACCCACGCTAGGCCCCAACAGTTGGCTGTGCCTTGCTGCGATAATATCATCTTCTTTCGCCATCTACCTCATGCTGCTCGGGGTCTTCACTCAGTATATAGTCTACCCCATCGATCAAAACACCAACATGCTCTATTCCTACACCAAGAAAGGATCCGCGAGTATGATGTTCCTCTGCTTCTCTGTGGTCGTGGCAGCCAGCACTGTGTTTCTGTGGAACAAGAAACGCAATGCAGAAGAGGCCAAGCAAGTTCAAGACATTGATGACTCTGGGACTAGTGGATCAACATCCAATTCGTCGTTTGATCAAGATGATGTGGAGATGGAGAGCCTTCCACTGCAGTCGATAATCAAATCTGTCAATGTGCATTATGGTCAGAGGCCTAACCTCAAGA GGATTTTGCTGGAGATTAAAGAATCAAGAGTTGGAGCACTTGTTAGTGGGCCCAAGAAGATGAGAGAGGAAGTTGCAGCCATATGTTCATCTGGGCAGGCAGACAATCTTGAGTTTGAATCCTTCAGCTTCACTTGGTGA